The Natribaculum luteum genome contains the following window.
GTCGATACCGAGGATCTTGTTGCTCGCCATCTTGGAGGTAGTTATGCGCACTTTGTTTTAAAGGTTGCTACACGGGTCGAGGTGACGAATTAAATTCACGTCCGAGCGAACGTGGCAGCCGCTGCTGTGGACGTTATCGGTCTCGAGAAGTCTTCAAACGTACGTGTTCCGCGACGTTACTCGTCAGCGGGTTCGTCTTCGCGGTCGTCCGCGTCGACGTCGCCCTCGAGTTCGATCGCGTCGTCCTCGTCGCCGGCCTCGGACTCGTCGTCTCCCTCTTCGGACGCCAACTCGTCTTCGTCCTCGAGTTCGCCGTTGCTCACGGTCACCTGTGCGTTCTGGATGACCTTCTCGCCCATCTCGTAGCCGGACGTGTACACCTCGTCGATCGTTCCCTCTGGCAGCGCGCTGTCGACCGTAACCATCACCTCGTGGCGCTGGGGGTCGACCTCGGTCCCGGGTTCGGGGTCGATCTCCTCGACGTTCTCCTCGTCGAGGACGCGATCGAACTCCCGGAGGGTCATCTCGACGCCGTCGCGAAGCCCCTCGACGTCGCCGCTTTCCTCCTCGAGTGCGCGTTTCAGGTCGTCGCGGACGCTGACGAGTCGCGTGACCAGATCCTCGGTCGCGCGCTCTTCGAGCTGTTTCTGGCGCTTTTTCGCGCGCTTCTTGTAGTTCTGGAAGTCCGCCTGCGTCCGTTTGACGGCGCTTTCGAGCTCGTCGACCCGTTCGTCTTTCTCCTCGAGTTCCTGCTCGCGGTCGTCGAGTTCGTCCTGGAGGTTGCCGATCGTCTCGGCTTGCTCTTCGATCCGTTCGCGGAGGTCCTCGAGTTCGGCTCGCTGGGCCTGGACCGTCTCGTTGAGTTCCCGCGCCGTCTCGACGATCGAGTTGACGTCGTGGGCGAGTTCGTCGTCGTACTCGGTGACGCGATCGAGGATCTGCTGGACGTCCTCGCTCGTCTCGGGAGTACGTTCGGCGTCACCGTCCTCATCCCGCTCGGTTTCGGGCGCCGATGGAGCGTCCTCGGCGTCGGTCTCGTCGGCTTCGTCCGCGGACGAGACACCCTGGGCGGTCTGGTTCGTGCCCTCGTCTTCGCTCATGTCCGAGTCAAAGAACAGCGATAATAAAAGGGTTGAGGTACGCCGTCGCAAGTCCAGGTCGCGACCGTTGCGTCGCCGGTTTCGGCCGCCCGCTACCAGGGAATTGGCCGGTTACCACGAGGAGTACTGTCGAACACGCTCGATCGCCTCCCGCTCTCGCGGCCCGCCCGCCCGATCGACGACCGACGCGGCGTACTCGAGTCGATCGCGAAGCGTCGCGTCGTCGTAGCCGGCCACTTCGAGTCGAGACGCGGCGACCGTCGCCTCGATCACGGCACTGAACCCCCGGTTGATCGTCGGCACTCGCCGGTCGCGGACCGTCGACTCGAGCGGTCGGAGTACCCAGGCCTCCCATCGCGTCCCGTCCTCGGTACCCTCGTCGACCTGGTCGGCGGCGACGCGCACCCAGGCGTCGGCGGACTCGAGGACGGGATCGTCGCGCTCGGTGATCGACAGGGCGGCGTCGACGAAGTCGACGGGATCGCTGGTAAACTGGACGTAGCCGCCGCCCTGCCGGTGGAAGTTGCGGCGAGTGCGGGTGTTTCCCCAGGTTCGGGCGGTAACGGGATCGTCGGCGAACAGGCCGAGCGCCGCGACGTTCCAGCGGTCGTTCGGCCCGAGCGTCGTCACGATCGACTCCGTGACGCCGTGGAGATCGACGGGCCACGTCGCCGTCTCGTCCTCGCCGCCGGAATGCTCGCTCATACGTCGACGGCTTCGCGCTCTAGAGCGATGAACAGTCCGGCAGCGGTGAGGTCTGCCGTCGTCCCTGGATTGATCCCGCGCGCGACGAGGTCGTCGGCGAACCGTTCGACGGCCTCACGGTCGGTCGCGAACGCGTCGGCGTCTACGAGTTCGGCGGCCCGTTCCGTCACCTCCCGTGCGACGGCTTCGCCGCGACGCTTGACGACGAGCGTGTCCGGCCGGTCGGCGAGCAACGAGAGGAACGTCTCGGCGGCACGGTCCGGTAACGGGCCGTCGGCCGCGGCGATCCGCTCGGCCGCGGCGAACGACCGCTCGAAGCCGCTTACCCACTCGCGAGCGACGTCGTCACCGGGGACGCTGCGGTCCATCACGTCGAGCAGCGTCAGTCCGCGCTCCTCGAGAGCCGGAATCGCATCGCTCCCGCGGCGCACGTCCAGCGGTGCCATGTCCTCTGGCGGATCGGAGACGAAGACGTCCACGTGTTCGAACGCGCGGTAGAACGACGCGGCGTCGGCGACCGTCGTCTCCTCGACGACCGACTCGAGGACGGGCTGGGAGAGATCCTCGCGTGCGGCACAGACGAGCGGGACGAGCAACAGGAGCGCGCCGAACTGCGTGTTGCCGCCGCCCTGGTCGGCCATCTCCTCGACGCTTCGCTCGAACGCCGGGCCGACCGAGGCACCGCTGGCTGCCATCCGAAGACCGTTCCGTGCACCGACGGCACCCGCGAGGAAGTGTTCGAATCGCAGGTCTTCGAGGTCGCGGTGGCGGTCGACGTTCCCCGGTTTGGGCGTGCCGGCGACCTCGAGCAAGAGCGCCAGTTCTGCGTTCTGGTCGGGGCTGCGCATACCCGATGATGTGCGCCGAGGGGGTTTAGCAGTGATCGATGACGGCGGCCGTCACCGGTAGCACACTATCGACCGGCGTCAGGATCCAGGGCAGCCGAGTTCGTACGTATTCTCGATCTCGTCGTAGGGAAGTTCGATCGACACCGGTTCGTCGTACTCGGCGTACCGGGTCGTCGACGACGCGTGGGCCGATCCGTCGCCGCCCGTGACCTCGAACTCGAGCGTCGACTCGAGCGGCAGGTCCGTCTCCCGATCGATCCAGAGTTCGACCGTCACGTCCTCGACGTTCGGCCCGCCGAGGCCGGGGATCGACCCGCCCCCGGCCTGCTCCTCGTCGAGCGCACTCGCCGGCGGGTGACCGACGAGACGGACCGCTTCGCGTCCGTCGACGGTCCCGGTCCCGTTCCAGGTGAGCGACCCCTCCTCGAGCAACGAGAGCTGTGACGCCGCGGGCGTCAGGTCGAGCCAGTTGCCGTCGCTTTCTGCCTCCTCGACCGCCCAGCCGCCCCAGGGGCGAGGGCACTGCTGGTAGGTCGTTCGGTCGACGAGGAACGATTGCGTCGTCTCCCCGTCGGCGGTCGAGTTCGTCCGCATCTTCCGTTCGTCGACGTCGACGACGCTTCTGTGCTCGACCGTCATCTGCTCGGTCCGGTCGTTGGCGCTGGCGACGACACGAATCGTGCCGCTGGTTCGGTACGATTCGACCGCTTCGAGTCGGTCCTGTGACTGCTCGAGGGCGGCGACTGCCCGATCTTCTCTGGTCGGGTCCGGTTCGAGTGCCGAGCAGCCGGCGAGGACGACGGCGAGCGCGAGCGCGACCGCGAAACTGTCGTGGAGGGACGGCCGATTCATCGACAAAAGTATGTGTCTGTTACAGGAAAGTATTTTGATCGATCACTGGTGGTCGCACCGGCTCGGCCAGCCGTCGAACCACGAGCGCGTTCACCGCCCGTCGTCCGAGAACGGACCCGTCTCGAGCGCCAGCTGCCGATCGACGGCCTCGCGAACGCGCCGGCGGACGACTGGATCGTCGCTCGGCCGACCGATGCTCACCGCGTCCGCGCCGTACTCGACGTACTCCCGCACCGTCGCCTCGTCGCGAACGCCGTTGTTGGCGATCACGAACAGGTTCGTCGCCGCGGCGACGTCTTCGATCACGGACTCCGTGTCCATCGCGTCGACGTGGACGAACGACGCGCCCGCGGCCTCGAGGTCGGCGGCCAGTTCCGGGAGGTCGACGCCCGGCACTTCGGCCCGGACTTTCGTGCCGACGGTCGCGCCCGTCTCGGCCGCCGTCGCGACGTACTCACAGAGCCGGGAGCCGTCCCGGAGGAGCGTCTCGCCACAGCCGACGGCACAGAGTTCGTCCTGTCGACAGTGAGCGTTTATCTCGAGCAACGCCCCGTGGTCGCGACAGCACTCGGCGACCGGTCCGATCGGCTCGAGCGTCGCGCTCCGGACGTTGACCCCGGATACGATGGGGACGTCCTCGAGGGCGGCGAGCTGTCGGTCGACGAACGCGAGCGGATCGGGCGGAAGGAACTCCTCTCGGCCGCGGTCGACCATCCGTCTGGCGGCGTCTCGAGCGTCGTCGTCGAGCGCGATGCCGCCGAGGAAGGCTGCGCCGGCGTGATCGGCCCCGGCGCGTGCCCACGCGGCGTCGGATCGACCGCTCAGACTCGCCAGTGCGAGTGGTGGCGTGAACATCGATTACGAGACCAGTTCGATCGCTTCGGTCGCGGCGCGGACGACCCGTGCGGCGTCCTCTCGGCCGTCGATCCTGATGTCGGTTCGAATTGTCGGTCGGTCGAACGCCACGTCGTCGTTCTCGTCGACGACGAACGCGTCGGCGAAAGGGTACGCGGCCACGAGTCCACGGGTGCCTGGCTCCGCACCGACCGCGTCCATGAGGTCGGCGGCCGGTCCGGAGAACGGTTCGTCGCCGAGAAACGGCGAGACCGCGACGACCGTCGTATCGTGGAGCGCGTCGCCGACGCCCGGCAACGAGAGCATCGGGCCGATGCTCGTGATGGGATTCGACGGCCC
Protein-coding sequences here:
- a CDS encoding dihydropyrimidine dehydrogenase; protein product: MFTPPLALASLSGRSDAAWARAGADHAGAAFLGGIALDDDARDAARRMVDRGREEFLPPDPLAFVDRQLAALEDVPIVSGVNVRSATLEPIGPVAECCRDHGALLEINAHCRQDELCAVGCGETLLRDGSRLCEYVATAAETGATVGTKVRAEVPGVDLPELAADLEAAGASFVHVDAMDTESVIEDVAAATNLFVIANNGVRDEATVREYVEYGADAVSIGRPSDDPVVRRRVREAVDRQLALETGPFSDDGR
- a CDS encoding triphosphoribosyl-dephospho-CoA synthase, whose translation is MRSPDQNAELALLLEVAGTPKPGNVDRHRDLEDLRFEHFLAGAVGARNGLRMAASGASVGPAFERSVEEMADQGGGNTQFGALLLLVPLVCAAREDLSQPVLESVVEETTVADAASFYRAFEHVDVFVSDPPEDMAPLDVRRGSDAIPALEERGLTLLDVMDRSVPGDDVAREWVSGFERSFAAAERIAAADGPLPDRAAETFLSLLADRPDTLVVKRRGEAVAREVTERAAELVDADAFATDREAVERFADDLVARGINPGTTADLTAAGLFIALEREAVDV
- the grpE gene encoding nucleotide exchange factor GrpE, whose translation is MSEDEGTNQTAQGVSSADEADETDAEDAPSAPETERDEDGDAERTPETSEDVQQILDRVTEYDDELAHDVNSIVETARELNETVQAQRAELEDLRERIEEQAETIGNLQDELDDREQELEEKDERVDELESAVKRTQADFQNYKKRAKKRQKQLEERATEDLVTRLVSVRDDLKRALEEESGDVEGLRDGVEMTLREFDRVLDEENVEEIDPEPGTEVDPQRHEVMVTVDSALPEGTIDEVYTSGYEMGEKVIQNAQVTVSNGELEDEDELASEEGDDESEAGDEDDAIELEGDVDADDREDEPADE
- a CDS encoding DUF447 domain-containing protein → MSEHSGGEDETATWPVDLHGVTESIVTTLGPNDRWNVAALGLFADDPVTARTWGNTRTRRNFHRQGGGYVQFTSDPVDFVDAALSITERDDPVLESADAWVRVAADQVDEGTEDGTRWEAWVLRPLESTVRDRRVPTINRGFSAVIEATVAASRLEVAGYDDATLRDRLEYAASVVDRAGGPREREAIERVRQYSSW